The genomic segment CCAAGGTATGTGGGCGGTCGGGATGTGGGGAGCGGCGCCCGGCGCAGTTTCCTTGCGGCTCATCGCACTCCCTCCAGCACGGCGTCCTCGCCCTCCTGCATCGGCACGAGGCTGAAGCGCTGCATGTTGGCGTCCTCGAGGGTGTCCATCATGTCCACCATCGGCTCGTAGCGGGCGTCGCGGTGGATCTTGACCAGGACGATCAGCTCGGGGTTGGCGGCGCCGAAGCTGCGGAAGTCCGCGGCCAGCTCCTCCCAGGTCGCCTTCGACAGGGCGCCCGTCCCCATCTTGAAGTACAGCGACTCGTCCTTGTCGACGAAGACGGTCATCACGTTGGACTCGGGCACCTCGACCTTGGCGCCCGGTTCGGGCATGTTCACCTCCATGGCCAGCGGGCGGCGGAACACCGTGGTGACCATGAAGAAGATCAGCAGCAGGAAGGCCACGTCCACCATCGGCGTCATGTCGATGCGGATCACCGACCGCCGTTTCTTCGGGCGGAACAGGCTGTTGGCGACCTGCGGTTTCTGCTTGCCGCTCTCGGCGACGGCGACTTCTGCCATCGGTGCTCCTCTAGGACGCCGGCACGGCCGGCGTCCGCTTCTTGAGGTCGGTCATCAGGTTGAAGCGCAGCGTCTTGGCTTCGGCCAGGGAGTCCATCAGGTCGGCCACGGCGCCGAAGGAGGCGTCCTTGTCGCCCTTGAGCACGACCACGGCCGACGGGTTGCGGCTGCGCCAGTCGACGATGGCCTTCAGGGCCTCCGTCGGCATCAGCTCCTGGGCGTCGACGCCCCGCTCGCTCGAGATGTAGATCCGGCCCTCGCGGTTGACCGTCAGGATGATCGTGTTGGTCTCCGGGATGTGGATCTCGGAGGTGGAGTATGGCAGCTGCACGGCCACCTGCTCCGGCGGCTTGAACTGGGTGGTGGACATGAAGAAGATCAGCAGCAGGAACGCCACGTCCACCATGGGCGTCATGTCGATGCGGACACGCGTGCGGCGGGCCATGGCTCAGGACTCCTTCGCGTTTTCCAGCAGCTGGAGCACCTCGTAGGACGTCTCCTCGACCATCGTGTTGAAGCGGTCGACCTTCGTCGTGAAGTAGTTGTAGAGCACCGTCGCCAGGATGGCCGTGATCAGGCCCAGCGCCGTGTTGACCAGGGCCTCGGAGATGCCCAGGGCCAGCTGCGTGGCGTCGGGCGCGCCGGCGTGGGACATGGCCTGGAACGAGCGGATCATGCCGATGGTGGTGCCCAGCAGGCCCAGCAGCGTGGCGATCGAGGCGATGGTCGACAGGGCCGTCAGGTTCTGCTCGAGGTTCGGGCTCTCCAGCGAGCCGGCCTCGGCCAGGGCGCGGCGCGTCTCGTCGATCAGTTCCTTCTTCGAGGCGGCGCGGGGCTTGCGGTCGCGGTAGCTCTCCAGGCCGGCGCCGATGACGTTGGCCAGGCAGCCGCCCTGCTGCTTGCAGGCGGCGACGGCTTCGGCGTGCTTGCCGGCGTGGATCGACTCCTTCACCGCGCGCACGAACGACGCCACGTTGCCCCGGCCGCCGGCCCGGCCCAGCACGATGAAGCGCTCGACGGCGAAGGTCAGGGCCAGGAAGAAGAAGGTCAGGCCCAGCACGAGCAGCGGGCCGCCCTGCTTGATGTAGGGGGGCGTGCTGTTCCAGATGAGCCAGGACACCAGCAGCGACAGGGCGAACACGATGGCCAGGACATAGTTCTTCATCGCGTGGGACTTCCTTTCCGGGTTGGACGGCGGCGGGGGCGACCGCGCGGGGCGGTCATCTTCCCGATGCCTGGTTGCGGGCCTGGTCCAGGATCGCGGCCCCCTTCTTGAGCATGGCGTTGTCGGGATCGAGACGGCGCGCGCGGCCGAAGGCGGCCTCGGCGGCGTCGAGGCGTTCGCGGCCCAGCTCGGAGCTGCCGAGCCCGGCCCAGCCGTC from the bacterium genome contains:
- a CDS encoding MotA/TolQ/ExbB proton channel family protein, whose amino-acid sequence is MKNYVLAIVFALSLLVSWLIWNSTPPYIKQGGPLLVLGLTFFFLALTFAVERFIVLGRAGGRGNVASFVRAVKESIHAGKHAEAVAACKQQGGCLANVIGAGLESYRDRKPRAASKKELIDETRRALAEAGSLESPNLEQNLTALSTIASIATLLGLLGTTIGMIRSFQAMSHAGAPDATQLALGISEALVNTALGLITAILATVLYNYFTTKVDRFNTMVEETSYEVLQLLENAKES
- a CDS encoding biopolymer transporter ExbD; protein product: MARRTRVRIDMTPMVDVAFLLLIFFMSTTQFKPPEQVAVQLPYSTSEIHIPETNTIILTVNREGRIYISSERGVDAQELMPTEALKAIVDWRSRNPSAVVVLKGDKDASFGAVADLMDSLAEAKTLRFNLMTDLKKRTPAVPAS
- a CDS encoding biopolymer transporter ExbD, translating into MAEVAVAESGKQKPQVANSLFRPKKRRSVIRIDMTPMVDVAFLLLIFFMVTTVFRRPLAMEVNMPEPGAKVEVPESNVMTVFVDKDESLYFKMGTGALSKATWEELAADFRSFGAANPELIVLVKIHRDARYEPMVDMMDTLEDANMQRFSLVPMQEGEDAVLEGVR